The Fluviispira sanaruensis sequence CCCATCGTTTTTTTCTACAAAGAAACGGAATTTATAATATGTGTTTAGCATTCCCATTATGGCTGGTATTTGCTTTGCTTCATTAATGATTTCGTCTGTAATTTTTTGGTGATTTGCAATTTCAAGGCCAATCATTTCTAAAGATTGATTTGATAAAGTTCTGCCTAAAGAAATTAATAATAATGCATATTCATCATCACTTAAAAATTCAGAATCTGCAAATTTTTCGAAATTTAATTTTAAATCATTGACCGCTTTCCCTTGAACATTATTAGATAAGTTTATTAAGTATTTTGAGGTTATTTCTTGTCTAAACATTCTATTTTCCTTTGTTATTAAATTCTTGCTCGTCTAAGAGCAAGAATGAATTTATATTCTATTTTATTTTTAAAAATTGAGTTTTAAATGAGAGTTGCAATAAAAACTAATTGAGTGTTGCTTGACCTTTTTCCCAATTACATGGACAAAGTTCATCTGTTTGCAAAGCATCTAAGACTCGAATAACTTCTTTTACATTTCTTCCAACGGAAAGGTCATTGACAGAAACCCAACGGATAATTCCTTCTGGATCAACAATAAAAGTCGCTCTAAATGGTACCTTTTCAACTGGATGCAAAATGCCAAGTGCTTCGCTAAGCTCTTTTTTATTATCAGCAAGCATAGCTATTTCAAGGTTTTTGAGATCTTCGTGGTGTTTGCGCCATGCTAAATGCACATATTGACTGTCGGTACTGGCTCCGTAAAGTTCACAGTCACGGTCGTGAAATTGTTTTATTGCTTTGTTAAATTCAGCAATCTCAGTGGGACAAACAAAGGTGAAATCGAGAGGCCAAAAGAAAAAAACAGACCATTTACCTTTTATGCTGTCGTTGTTTAAAGTGATAAATTCTTTACCTTGTTCTAAAGAAACAACTGCAGGTACAGAAAAGCGTGGGAAAGGTTGTGAGATGCTAAGAATTCTTGACATTGAGGAACTCCTTTAAATTTTTTTAATGAAACTTTAATGACTTAGGATAGTTATTTTTACTTATCCTAAATTTAGACTTAGTCTAAATTTTTATCTATGTCAACTCTTCAAGGTAAAAAATAAAATATGTAAAATTTAAATAAAAATAACTCTTAGCTTCCCAATGAACGAAAAAAAGCTCTTATCCTGTAAAGAATAAGAGCTTTTAAAGAATTCTTGCAAAGTAAATTAGAGACTATCCAAGGATTTTTTGAAAAATGACTTAGCAGCTGCCATATTTCTTTTTTCACGCATGCAAATACTTAAAGTTGCACTTTGGCGATCATTTGCACGGTACATATACTTCCATTCACCGTTGCATTTTACATATGATTCTTCAATTTCATAGCTCGGAATCCGTTTACGAGACTTTTGATCCACATTATTGCCAAATTTTTGAACCCATTCGTATACAGTTTTATGAGATACTTCAACACCATGCGCAAGCATTTTTTCAGAAACAGAACGATAAGTCATATTCTCATGAAAATATAATTGCACAGCCGTTTCAATCACAGGCCATGGATAACGGTGTTGTTTGTCAATTCTTTCTTTAGTTGCCATTATAAGGACTCCTTGCTTAGAAACGATTGGAACTTCACGTTAGGTCATTTTTAAATGAAAGGTAACGTAACAATTTTTTTTGATATATCAAATGAAATATATAGGCAAGAGATTATTGTTATTATTTATTATTTTGGAAATGATTGTCGGGGAGGAAGTTTTCAGATATATTGAAAGTGTTAGTTACAGTATTGATTTCAAGTATTTGTGCAAACTTAGCACTCAAACCAATCCACCGTTCAATGGCAGGTTTTACCATTCCAACCAGCACATGACAGGCCTCTTTACCATGCTCGTGAACTGCAAGAAGTGTAGCATCTTCAATATGATTTGCGATTTTATCGAGTTCTCTTAAACAGCGTTCTGCTTCGGGCTCTAGTTGTTCAGGATCTTTATTTAATAGATAAATCGGCCTCGCTGCAAGCGTGAGAAATAAATTACAATCACTCAATAATGTTTCAAGGCTTTTTTCATAATTTTTGCCAGGATCCCATAACTTTAAAGTCACAACTTTTAAATCAAAAACGAGAAGTCCAGCCATATCAAGGGCAACTTGTAAGCTTTCAAACGAAAGTTGTTCAGCTGTATCTAAACGAGCATCTACTTTATCATCGCTCTCAAGTTTAAGTCTAAGGAATTCAGGATTATCAATATCAATTGAAGAGTTATTTATGCTGATAGAAGTGAGAGCACTGTTGTTATTGAGTGCAATATTTTCAAGTCTTTTCATTAAAATTGCTAATGTATCTATACTTTGAAGGGGTGGCACTCTCTTTCCATTCACTCTAACGTCTGCCATTTTTAACTCCTTTTACGAATGACATTTTTTAATTTACGTAATACTTAAGCAGGTTTTTTCTGTTGTTCAATTTTCTGAATTTGGGCAATAAGTGAATGAGCTCTGCTGTTCATTGGGTCGAGTGCAAGAATATTTTCCATAAGTTGAAGAGCAATGTCTTGCTTACCTGTCTTGTAAGTAATTGTTCCGAGTGTGTAAATCATGTTGACATCATGAGGATGTAAGCTGATATATCGGATCAAAACTCTTTCAGCATCGGCAAACTCATTCATTTCGAATGACAATTTCACTAAATTATAAATAGCCACAGTATTGTCTGCTTTTAAATGACATGCTCTGACTGTCCATGACAGAGCTTCTTTAAACTCATTTAAACCTTCAAATGAGAGCCCTAAGCC is a genomic window containing:
- a CDS encoding DDE-type integrase/transposase/recombinase; the encoded protein is MATKERIDKQHRYPWPVIETAVQLYFHENMTYRSVSEKMLAHGVEVSHKTVYEWVQKFGNNVDQKSRKRIPSYEIEESYVKCNGEWKYMYRANDRQSATLSICMREKRNMAAAKSFFKKSLDSL
- a CDS encoding carboxymuconolactone decarboxylase family protein yields the protein MFRQEITSKYLINLSNNVQGKAVNDLKLNFEKFADSEFLSDDEYALLLISLGRTLSNQSLEMIGLEIANHQKITDEIINEAKQIPAIMGMLNTYYKFRFFVEKNDGNAAQEYGSPLLRMNALAKPYMTKELYELISLAISILNSCEKCVIAHEKAVMNLNITRAKINDVLRITSVAKGLSLL
- a CDS encoding peroxiredoxin, translated to MSRILSISQPFPRFSVPAVVSLEQGKEFITLNNDSIKGKWSVFFFWPLDFTFVCPTEIAEFNKAIKQFHDRDCELYGASTDSQYVHLAWRKHHEDLKNLEIAMLADNKKELSEALGILHPVEKVPFRATFIVDPEGIIRWVSVNDLSVGRNVKEVIRVLDALQTDELCPCNWEKGQATLN